One Candidatus Paceibacterota bacterium genomic window carries:
- the gyrA gene encoding DNA gyrase subunit A, with product MAKKSTPELNEEIRADSILPVDIVAEMKESYIAYAMTVITSRALPDVRDGLKPVHRRILFGMNEMGLTSSARFRKSAAIVGDVLGKYHPHGDTAVYDTMVGMAQEFSYRYPLIWGQGNFGSIDGDNAAAMRYTEAKMMKISNELLRDLEKETVDFRPNYDQTRKEPIVLPSAVPALLLNGTLGIAVGMATNIPSHNLAEILDATNYLIENSEATTEDLMQFVKGPDFPTGGIAYGYKDMLHAYGSGRGGVVCRGEAEIVEQKDGNFSIIITSLPFRVNKANLIISIAELVQEKKLEGIKGLRDESTKDIRVVIDLKSSAHPEKVLNYIYKNTQLESNFNFNMVALVDGVPQTLSLKSILALFIEHRKEIVKRRTAYDLKKAQEREHILLGLKKALDKIDRVITIIRGSKNSQLAKLNLMKEFKFSDLQATAILEMKLAKLAGLERKAVEDELAEKQKFIEAMKDLLASSKKILKVIASELKEIREKYADERRTRIVKGGVKEISDEDLVPEKETMLVLTAGGYVKCTDPSEYHAQKRGGVGVIDLETKEEDFVTKLVSGSTHSNLLFFTNLGKVYQMKMYDIPEGRRATKGKSIMNFLSLSSDEKVTSILAMPKDLAKASSSLMLVTKDGTAKKMSSESFKDVRRSGIIAIRLDKDDQLVSALSVEKGDEVMIATANGQSIRFKESDVREMGRTAGGVSGIRLRKSDEVIGVDVVKKEMEKGLPAGRQGAFLTMSANGFGKKTSLKEYKVQKRGGSGVKTAKVTSKTGKLIVAKVLSGEELELIAMSKKGQVIRTALKDISSLGRQTQGVTIMRLRAGDGIASLACI from the coding sequence ATGGCAAAAAAGTCTACACCAGAATTAAACGAAGAAATAAGAGCAGATAGCATTTTGCCGGTTGATATCGTGGCAGAGATGAAAGAGTCGTATATCGCCTACGCGATGACAGTCATCACTTCGCGCGCTTTGCCGGATGTTCGAGACGGATTGAAACCAGTGCATCGCAGAATATTATTTGGCATGAATGAAATGGGTCTTACTTCTTCGGCGCGTTTTCGAAAGTCCGCGGCGATAGTCGGAGATGTGCTCGGAAAATATCATCCACATGGTGATACGGCTGTTTATGACACCATGGTTGGAATGGCTCAAGAGTTTTCCTATCGCTATCCTTTGATTTGGGGACAAGGGAACTTTGGTTCAATCGACGGAGATAATGCTGCAGCTATGCGTTATACGGAAGCAAAAATGATGAAGATCTCCAATGAGTTATTGAGAGATTTGGAAAAAGAAACAGTTGATTTTCGTCCAAACTATGACCAGACCCGTAAAGAACCGATAGTCTTGCCTTCTGCTGTTCCAGCCTTGCTTCTAAACGGCACGCTCGGTATCGCTGTCGGCATGGCGACAAATATTCCTTCGCACAACTTGGCGGAAATTCTTGATGCTACAAATTATTTAATTGAAAATAGTGAGGCAACTACCGAAGATCTGATGCAATTTGTCAAAGGACCGGATTTTCCTACTGGCGGTATCGCTTATGGATACAAAGACATGCTTCATGCATATGGATCAGGGCGAGGCGGAGTAGTGTGTAGAGGTGAAGCAGAGATTGTAGAACAAAAAGATGGGAATTTTTCTATTATTATCACCTCTCTACCTTTCAGAGTAAATAAAGCTAATTTAATAATCAGCATTGCCGAATTAGTTCAAGAGAAAAAACTTGAAGGTATAAAAGGACTTCGAGATGAATCTACCAAAGATATCCGAGTGGTGATCGATTTAAAATCGAGCGCTCATCCGGAAAAAGTTTTAAATTATATTTATAAAAATACCCAGCTTGAATCAAATTTTAATTTTAATATGGTTGCGTTGGTGGATGGCGTGCCGCAAACTTTATCTCTCAAATCCATTTTAGCCTTATTTATAGAGCATAGAAAAGAGATTGTTAAAAGGAGAACCGCATATGATTTGAAAAAAGCTCAAGAGCGCGAACACATTTTACTTGGATTGAAAAAAGCATTAGACAAGATAGATCGCGTGATTACTATTATCCGCGGATCCAAGAATTCTCAACTTGCAAAATTGAATTTAATGAAAGAATTTAAGTTTTCAGATTTGCAAGCGACTGCTATTTTGGAAATGAAATTGGCTAAATTGGCCGGACTGGAGAGAAAAGCCGTAGAAGATGAGCTTGCAGAAAAACAAAAGTTTATCGAGGCGATGAAAGATTTGCTTGCTAGTTCAAAGAAAATATTAAAAGTGATTGCCAGTGAATTGAAAGAAATCCGCGAAAAATACGCGGACGAAAGAAGGACGAGAATAGTGAAAGGCGGAGTGAAAGAAATTTCTGACGAAGATCTAGTGCCAGAAAAAGAAACGATGCTCGTACTCACAGCCGGCGGTTATGTAAAATGCACAGATCCGTCTGAATATCATGCCCAAAAAAGGGGAGGTGTGGGCGTAATTGATCTTGAAACCAAAGAAGAAGATTTTGTTACGAAGCTTGTTTCCGGCTCTACCCACAGCAATCTGCTTTTCTTTACGAACCTCGGCAAAGTTTATCAAATGAAAATGTATGATATTCCCGAGGGCAGGAGAGCGACAAAAGGAAAATCCATTATGAATTTTCTTTCTCTTTCTTCTGATGAAAAAGTGACTTCCATCTTGGCAATGCCGAAAGATTTAGCCAAGGCTTCTTCCTCGCTTATGTTGGTAACAAAAGATGGCACAGCCAAAAAAATGTCCTCGGAGAGCTTCAAAGACGTGCGCAGAAGCGGGATTATTGCTATTCGCCTTGATAAGGATGATCAGCTTGTCTCTGCTCTTTCTGTAGAAAAAGGGGATGAAGTGATGATCGCCACAGCGAATGGCCAATCGATCAGATTTAAAGAGTCCGACGTGCGCGAGATGGGCAGGACGGCCGGAGGAGTGAGTGGTATCAGACTAAGGAAGAGCGATGAGGTTATCGGTGTGGATGTCGTGAAGAAGGAAATGGAAAAAGGCCTGCCTGCCGGCAGGCAGGGAGCATTCCTCACGATGAGCGCAAATGGTTTTGGTAAAAAGACTTCTCTAAAAGAATACAAAGTTCAAAAGCGCGGGGGTTCAGGCGTGAAAACAGCCAAAGTAACTTCCAAAACCGGCAAACTCATCGTGGCAAAGGTTTTATCAGGAGAAGAACTGGAATTAATTGCCATGTCTAAGAAAGGACAAGTCATCAGGACAGCTTTAAAAGATATTTCTTCTCTGGGCCGTCAAACTCAAGGAGTGACAATAATGCGCCTTCGTGCCGGTGATGGTATTGCATCACTTGCTTGTATATAA
- a CDS encoding S1 RNA-binding domain-containing protein: MENEEIKENLVLNSVVDRSANKPEIDSLVEGPVILIAKSSVYVDLAPFGIGIIYGREFINAKDVINKINLGDIIKAKIVETENENGYTELSLKEARQALAWSEAEKAIKSKTILNLEVKDANKGGLILEWQGIQGFLPASQLKADHYPRVLDSDKDKILKELKKLVGEHISVMIISTLPKEGKLIFSEKDNNPEEKKEILSKYNVGDNLDCTVAGIVDFGVFLKLEDGLEGLVHISELDWGLVEDPRNIFKVGDKVKAKVIEIKDGKISLSIKALKENPWKEFEGKLKKGDIIKGVVIKYNKHGALVSIKEGVAGLVHNSTFASEAKLREKLELGKTYNFQITLFEPKDQKMTLIYLE, from the coding sequence ATGGAAAACGAAGAAATAAAAGAAAATTTAGTGTTGAATTCGGTCGTAGATCGCAGTGCCAACAAACCGGAAATTGATTCTCTTGTAGAGGGTCCGGTAATTTTAATAGCAAAATCTTCAGTATATGTGGATTTGGCGCCCTTTGGTATAGGTATTATTTATGGCCGAGAATTTATTAATGCAAAGGATGTCATAAACAAGATCAACCTTGGCGACATTATCAAGGCAAAAATTGTCGAAACAGAAAATGAAAACGGCTATACCGAACTTTCCTTAAAAGAAGCAAGACAAGCTCTGGCTTGGAGTGAAGCTGAGAAAGCTATCAAATCAAAAACAATTTTAAATTTAGAAGTAAAAGATGCGAACAAAGGAGGCCTCATTTTGGAATGGCAAGGCATCCAAGGGTTCCTGCCTGCTTCCCAGCTTAAAGCAGATCATTATCCTAGAGTGTTAGATTCAGATAAAGACAAAATATTAAAAGAATTGAAGAAACTTGTCGGAGAACATATTTCTGTAATGATTATTTCCACGCTTCCAAAAGAAGGAAAATTAATCTTTTCTGAAAAAGACAATAATCCTGAAGAGAAAAAAGAGATTTTGAGCAAATACAATGTCGGAGACAATTTAGACTGCACCGTTGCGGGTATTGTCGATTTCGGCGTCTTCCTGAAATTAGAAGACGGGTTAGAGGGGCTTGTTCATATTTCCGAACTTGATTGGGGATTAGTTGAGGATCCAAGAAATATTTTCAAAGTTGGAGATAAAGTGAAAGCTAAAGTAATTGAAATCAAGGACGGCAAAATCTCTCTTTCAATTAAGGCTCTAAAAGAAAATCCATGGAAAGAGTTTGAAGGAAAATTGAAAAAAGGAGACATTATCAAAGGAGTAGTTATCAAATACAACAAACACGGCGCACTCGTATCTATAAAAGAAGGCGTCGCAGGGCTTGTACACAACTCAACCTTTGCTTCCGAGGCCAAACTTCGCGAGAAATTAGAGCTTGGAAAAACTTACAATTTCCAAATTACCCTCTTTGAACCAAAAGATCAAAAAATGACGTTGATATATTTGGAATAA
- a CDS encoding class I SAM-dependent methyltransferase, producing the protein MFTDPVKNLKAFGLREDNIVADLGAGTGFYSIALGAIVPKGKVYAVELQKDFLDTIKRKILEAHLDNVEIILGDAEKPGGTKIGDEIADAVIVSNILFQIEDKEKFIEEIKRILKPKGRVLLIDWSESSIMSGTSIVPKAKAEEKFEKKGFTLDREIDAGDHHYGMILTKQ; encoded by the coding sequence ATGTTCACCGATCCGGTAAAAAATTTAAAAGCTTTTGGATTAAGGGAAGATAATATTGTAGCGGATTTAGGTGCGGGAACTGGATTTTATTCTATCGCACTGGGAGCCATCGTGCCGAAAGGAAAAGTGTACGCTGTCGAATTGCAAAAAGATTTTTTGGATACTATTAAAAGAAAAATACTCGAAGCTCATTTAGACAATGTCGAGATTATTTTAGGAGATGCGGAAAAGCCCGGTGGAACAAAGATCGGCGATGAAATAGCGGATGCTGTTATCGTTTCAAATATACTTTTTCAAATAGAAGATAAAGAAAAGTTTATTGAAGAAATAAAAAGAATATTAAAGCCAAAGGGGAGAGTTTTGTTGATCGACTGGTCAGAGTCTTCGATCATGAGCGGAACCTCTATTGTTCCCAAAGCTAAGGCGGAAGAAAAGTTTGAGAAAAAAGGCTTTACTTTGGATAGAGAAATTGATGCAGGAGACCACCATTATGGTATGATATTAACTAAACAATGA
- a CDS encoding MBL fold metallo-hydrolase, whose protein sequence is MQIMIITYNGRQFFKIQQGEMVLAFNPISKNSKINAPAHFGADVALVTTNHPDYNGIEQLSHGERTPFVINGPGDYEIKEIFIKGLLSHSLIAGKKYINTIYSLSVDNINITFLGALSEGELSKESRESLSSPDILFIPVGGKGKEGGLLDAKMAAKLASSLEPRLIIPMDYDENTLKVFLKEIGEEKAQVVDKLTLKRKDLDNKEGEVIILQPI, encoded by the coding sequence ATGCAAATAATGATAATCACATACAACGGACGCCAATTTTTTAAAATACAGCAAGGGGAGATGGTGCTCGCTTTTAATCCCATAAGTAAGAATTCAAAAATCAACGCACCGGCGCATTTTGGCGCAGATGTCGCTTTGGTAACTACCAATCATCCTGACTATAACGGTATAGAACAATTAAGCCATGGCGAGCGAACGCCTTTTGTTATCAACGGACCGGGAGATTATGAAATAAAAGAGATTTTTATCAAAGGTCTCTTGTCGCATTCATTGATTGCCGGAAAGAAATATATTAATACTATTTATTCTCTTTCTGTAGACAATATTAATATTACCTTTTTAGGAGCTTTGTCAGAAGGAGAACTTTCCAAAGAGTCCCGCGAGTCATTGAGCAGTCCAGATATTCTTTTCATCCCCGTGGGGGGAAAAGGGAAAGAGGGAGGCTTATTGGATGCAAAGATGGCAGCCAAACTTGCATCGTCCCTTGAGCCGAGATTAATAATTCCGATGGACTATGACGAGAATACCTTGAAAGTATTTTTAAAAGAGATAGGCGAAGAAAAAGCGCAAGTGGTGGACAAGTTGACCTTAAAGAGAAAAGATTTAGATAACAAAGAAGGGGAAGTGATAATCTTGCAACCAATATAA